A stretch of Cystobacter ferrugineus DNA encodes these proteins:
- a CDS encoding DUF6683 family protein, translated as MRGVYRKVAVLATVCALGSGGGPAVARPLSAYREYDSAVFAGSGFKLSLPTKVRAEVPREKPPGRSGEEAVSPEELPLSVSSFRTVGNPIMPKRVAEAVPDLDKEARRQLEASLMLLLRQYEQQLDRDDDFRLKNNLAGAFNFLFGAAYSVFKDGRVLSPAQQGSMLRQINAGFALRLKEQRLSDREKQELYESAVLSGSIILGLYSEGRDTRQPALQRTARELARELLTRLMGLSIEQVRTEGGSVRID; from the coding sequence ATGAGGGGTGTTTACAGGAAGGTCGCCGTCCTCGCGACGGTGTGCGCCCTGGGCAGCGGGGGGGGGCCCGCGGTCGCCCGGCCCCTGAGTGCCTACCGTGAGTACGACAGCGCGGTGTTCGCGGGCAGTGGCTTCAAGCTCTCCCTTCCGACAAAGGTCCGCGCGGAAGTCCCGCGCGAGAAGCCGCCGGGCCGGAGCGGAGAGGAGGCCGTCTCCCCCGAGGAGCTGCCGCTGTCGGTGTCGTCGTTTCGCACCGTGGGCAACCCCATCATGCCCAAGCGGGTGGCGGAGGCCGTGCCCGACCTGGACAAGGAGGCGCGCCGGCAGCTCGAGGCGAGTCTGATGCTGCTGCTCAGGCAGTACGAGCAGCAGCTCGATCGCGATGATGACTTCCGCTTGAAGAACAACCTGGCGGGTGCCTTCAACTTCCTCTTCGGCGCCGCCTACAGCGTGTTCAAGGACGGCCGGGTGCTCAGCCCCGCGCAGCAGGGGAGCATGCTGCGGCAGATCAACGCGGGCTTCGCCCTGCGGCTCAAGGAGCAGCGGCTGTCGGACCGGGAGAAGCAGGAGCTGTACGAGTCCGCCGTGCTCTCGGGCTCCATCATCCTCGGGCTCTACTCGGAGGGGCGGGACACGCGCCAGCCGGCGCTGCAGCGCACGGCGCGCGAGCTGGCGCGCGAGCTGTTGACGCGGCTCATGGGCCTGTCCATCGAGCAGGTGCGCACCGAGGGCGGCTCGGTGCGCATCGACTAG
- a CDS encoding RICIN domain-containing protein, producing MNRQGRAALALTLGLSLGCSGADEARTYEGELRMFAVDHADGTHRMGYGLRTVDGQDFELSFDGEPSVQPGDHVIVRGQPALEESVSSEHPGQVGERLEVQSIDVLEPASDGLATSRDAIVGGTPRTIRVAILPLVFPGSTAAITTTTARQRLDTVTAYYKEISYGIWNIQGDALAPLNMARPANCNLDTISNAARAAAQSQGINLNVYAHVGFVIPNNSGLSNCACGLAWVGRPPAAGNSFGNGSLYTCTDPNAFAHEFGHGFGLGHASTARCGTGVAYRRSPYSSCSPDEYGNRFNTMGGGLGHMNAFQKSTMQWLDKCNNVRVSRDATYDLVPIQSASNGIQSLQIPTGDTVDNQPLYYWVEYRNPALATFNAGPDGAPEVNPGVHVDIAQDFRSSNGNRNPLLLDLAPNYPNTHRDPRLTSGRTFSDPDGRVSITIVSHSSDKATVRVTFPGGGSGTNTCSDGTLPGGGTPPGPQPGSIVRLVAKHSGKCLDVPNSSTASGTALQQWGCNGTNAQAFRLQAATGGFNLVNVNSGKCVDVSNSSTADGATIQQWDCNNTGAQTFSLNALSSGGYTIVNANSAKCADVDASSLSDGAKVRQWSCNGGTNQQWTLQQ from the coding sequence ATGAACCGACAGGGCCGTGCGGCCCTGGCCCTGACCCTGGGCCTGTCCCTGGGGTGCTCGGGCGCGGACGAGGCGCGGACGTACGAGGGCGAGCTGCGGATGTTCGCGGTGGACCACGCGGATGGCACCCACCGCATGGGGTACGGCCTGCGGACCGTGGATGGCCAGGACTTCGAGCTGTCCTTCGACGGAGAGCCGTCCGTGCAGCCCGGGGATCACGTCATCGTCCGGGGCCAGCCGGCCCTGGAGGAGAGCGTCAGCAGTGAGCATCCGGGACAGGTGGGCGAGCGGCTCGAGGTGCAGTCCATCGACGTGCTCGAGCCCGCGTCCGACGGCCTGGCGACGTCGCGGGACGCCATCGTGGGCGGCACCCCGAGGACCATCCGGGTCGCGATCCTCCCCCTGGTCTTCCCCGGCAGCACGGCGGCCATCACCACCACCACGGCCCGGCAGCGCCTGGACACGGTCACCGCGTACTACAAGGAGATCTCCTACGGCATCTGGAACATCCAGGGAGACGCCCTGGCGCCCCTGAACATGGCGAGGCCGGCCAACTGCAACCTGGACACCATCAGCAACGCGGCGCGCGCGGCCGCGCAGAGCCAGGGCATCAACCTGAACGTCTACGCGCACGTGGGCTTCGTGATTCCGAACAACTCGGGCCTCTCCAACTGTGCCTGCGGGCTCGCGTGGGTGGGTCGGCCTCCGGCGGCGGGCAACTCGTTCGGGAATGGCAGCCTGTACACGTGCACGGACCCCAATGCCTTCGCGCACGAATTCGGCCATGGCTTTGGCCTGGGCCACGCGTCCACGGCCCGCTGCGGCACCGGCGTCGCGTACCGCCGCTCCCCCTACTCCAGCTGCAGCCCCGACGAGTACGGCAACCGCTTCAACACCATGGGCGGAGGGCTGGGGCACATGAACGCCTTCCAGAAGTCCACCATGCAGTGGCTGGACAAGTGCAACAACGTCCGGGTCTCGCGCGACGCCACGTATGACCTGGTGCCCATCCAGAGCGCCTCCAACGGGATTCAATCCCTGCAGATCCCCACCGGGGACACGGTGGACAACCAGCCCCTCTACTACTGGGTGGAGTACCGCAACCCCGCGCTCGCCACCTTCAACGCGGGGCCGGATGGTGCCCCCGAGGTCAACCCGGGCGTGCACGTCGACATCGCCCAGGACTTCCGCTCGAGCAACGGCAACCGCAACCCGCTCCTGCTGGACCTGGCGCCCAACTACCCCAACACCCACCGCGATCCCCGCCTCACCTCGGGCCGCACCTTCAGTGACCCGGACGGCCGCGTGAGCATCACCATCGTCTCGCACAGCAGCGACAAGGCCACCGTGCGCGTCACCTTCCCGGGCGGCGGCTCGGGGACGAACACGTGCAGCGACGGCACGCTCCCCGGCGGCGGCACCCCTCCCGGGCCCCAGCCGGGCTCCATCGTGCGGCTCGTCGCGAAGCACAGCGGCAAGTGCCTGGACGTCCCCAACTCCAGCACCGCGAGCGGGACCGCCCTCCAGCAGTGGGGCTGCAATGGGACGAACGCCCAGGCCTTCCGCCTGCAAGCGGCCACCGGAGGCTTCAACCTCGTGAACGTCAACAGCGGCAAGTGCGTCGACGTGAGCAACTCCAGCACCGCGGACGGCGCCACCATCCAGCAGTGGGATTGCAACAACACGGGCGCCCAGACGTTCAGCCTGAACGCGCTGAGCAGCGGGGGCTACACGATCGTGAACGCCAACAGCGCCAAGTGCGCCGATGTCGACGCCTCCTCGCTCAGTGACGGGGCGAAGGTGCGCCAGTGGAGCTGCAACGGCGGCACCAACCAGCAGTGGACGCTCCAGCAGTAA
- a CDS encoding glutamine amidotransferase has protein sequence MDTTPFNAWKLVSLSPLPVWALVLLGVGVALGVGLAAWGVRREPARARRWSLWGLRLGAGLAALFFLLEPGIRNLQVARMKNRLAVLVDRSASMNFPVEPGGVTRSAEAAAFLESAAPGLSALQDRYAVEVYGFDPELAPVTAESLTKEPARAGTSDLLSALRSAGAGAQGAKKLGGVLLLSDGADNVELANGAVGRARAALADLGVPVSTFVVGQEALKDLAVERVKVDDFAFVRNSLTVEVEVHGRGFSGQDVPVVLKQEGKVVASKSVRFESSDDVKPIGFTFTPDQTGRFVYTVSVPVYPDEAVGDNNTRSFVLKVIRDRVRVLLVVGKPSWDERFLRGLLRQDANVDMVSFYILRTMSDDPGVVSQERELSLIPFPMEEIFDTKLDTFDVVIFQNFGYSDSSLSIAQYERNLERYVHNGGAMVMIGGDSVLGEGRANMPTLYEALPLEGAGPANVDSFKARLTPEGMRHPVTAMASGGTSTEAAWAELPAIPGANLTRAKPGATVLMDHPFLTSDGKNAPLVAVWDYGRGRAMVLATDASWYWAFTAHKEGSPSRTYDRFWGNALRWLVRDPDLTTLNVTADPPSVEPGRPVGVVVASRTSDYQPAQDAQVRVELVSVDTQKPVAVQTGQTGPDGVVRLEFPPPAPGPYKLVATAKKGETDLGRGEDAVAVRAVGPELSDASVRPELMEQIAKYTGGKTYRLPMSGLPDDVPLLDPPVVEVGRAKDKPLWDRWYYLVALVGLLGAEWFLRRRFGYV, from the coding sequence ATGGACACCACTCCCTTCAATGCCTGGAAGCTCGTCAGCCTCTCGCCGCTGCCCGTGTGGGCGCTGGTGCTGCTGGGCGTGGGTGTGGCGCTCGGCGTGGGACTGGCGGCGTGGGGCGTGCGGCGCGAGCCCGCGCGGGCGCGGCGCTGGTCGTTGTGGGGGTTGCGCCTGGGCGCGGGCCTCGCGGCGCTCTTCTTCCTGCTGGAGCCCGGCATCCGCAACCTCCAGGTGGCGCGGATGAAGAACCGGCTGGCGGTGCTGGTGGACCGCTCGGCCTCCATGAACTTCCCGGTGGAGCCCGGGGGCGTGACGCGCTCGGCCGAGGCGGCCGCCTTCCTGGAGAGTGCCGCGCCGGGACTCTCGGCGCTCCAGGACCGCTACGCGGTGGAGGTGTATGGCTTCGACCCGGAGCTGGCGCCCGTCACCGCCGAGTCGCTCACGAAGGAGCCGGCGCGCGCGGGCACCTCGGATCTGCTGTCGGCCCTGCGCTCGGCGGGCGCGGGGGCGCAGGGGGCCAAGAAGCTCGGCGGCGTGCTGCTCTTGAGCGATGGCGCGGACAACGTGGAGCTGGCCAATGGGGCGGTGGGCCGGGCGCGCGCGGCGCTCGCGGACCTGGGCGTGCCGGTGTCCACCTTCGTCGTGGGCCAGGAGGCCCTGAAGGACCTGGCCGTCGAGCGGGTGAAGGTGGATGACTTCGCCTTCGTGCGCAACTCGCTCACCGTGGAGGTGGAGGTGCACGGCCGGGGCTTCTCCGGCCAGGACGTGCCGGTGGTGCTCAAGCAGGAAGGCAAGGTGGTGGCGAGCAAGTCCGTGCGCTTCGAGTCCTCGGACGACGTGAAGCCCATTGGCTTCACCTTCACGCCGGACCAGACGGGGCGCTTCGTCTACACCGTGAGCGTGCCGGTGTACCCGGACGAGGCGGTGGGCGACAACAACACGCGCTCCTTCGTGCTCAAGGTCATCCGCGACCGGGTGCGCGTGCTGCTGGTGGTGGGCAAGCCCTCGTGGGACGAGCGCTTCCTGCGCGGCCTGCTGCGCCAGGACGCCAACGTGGACATGGTGTCCTTCTACATCCTGCGCACCATGTCCGATGACCCGGGCGTGGTGAGCCAGGAGCGCGAGCTGTCGCTCATCCCCTTCCCCATGGAGGAGATCTTCGACACGAAGCTGGACACCTTCGACGTCGTCATCTTCCAGAACTTCGGCTACTCGGACTCGTCGTTGTCCATCGCCCAGTACGAGCGCAACCTCGAGCGTTACGTGCACAACGGTGGCGCGATGGTGATGATCGGTGGGGACAGCGTGCTGGGCGAGGGACGGGCGAACATGCCCACGCTCTACGAGGCGCTGCCGTTGGAGGGCGCGGGCCCGGCCAACGTCGATTCCTTCAAGGCGCGGCTGACGCCCGAGGGGATGCGCCATCCGGTGACGGCGATGGCCTCGGGGGGCACGAGCACGGAGGCGGCGTGGGCGGAGCTGCCGGCCATTCCGGGCGCCAACCTGACGCGCGCCAAGCCGGGGGCGACGGTGCTCATGGACCACCCCTTCCTCACATCGGATGGGAAGAACGCGCCGCTGGTGGCCGTGTGGGACTACGGCCGGGGCCGGGCGATGGTGCTGGCCACGGACGCCAGTTGGTACTGGGCCTTCACCGCGCACAAGGAGGGCTCGCCCAGCCGCACCTATGATCGCTTCTGGGGCAACGCGCTGCGTTGGCTGGTGCGCGACCCGGACCTGACGACGCTCAACGTGACGGCGGATCCCCCCTCGGTGGAGCCGGGCCGGCCCGTGGGCGTGGTGGTGGCGTCGCGCACGTCGGACTATCAGCCGGCCCAGGATGCCCAGGTGCGGGTGGAGCTGGTGTCGGTGGACACGCAGAAGCCGGTGGCGGTGCAGACGGGCCAGACGGGGCCGGATGGCGTGGTGCGGCTGGAGTTCCCTCCGCCCGCCCCCGGGCCCTACAAGCTCGTGGCCACGGCGAAGAAGGGCGAGACGGACCTGGGCCGGGGCGAGGACGCGGTGGCGGTGCGCGCGGTGGGCCCGGAGTTGTCGGACGCCTCGGTGCGGCCGGAGCTGATGGAGCAGATCGCCAAGTACACCGGAGGCAAGACGTACCGGCTGCCCATGAGTGGACTTCCGGACGATGTGCCGCTGTTGGACCCTCCGGTGGTGGAGGTGGGCCGGGCGAAGGACAAGCCGCTGTGGGATCGCTGGTACTACCTGGTGGCGCTCGTGGGGCTGCTGGGGGCCGAGTGGTTCCTGCGCCGCCGCTTCGGCTATGTCTAG
- a CDS encoding YkgJ family cysteine cluster protein → MSLSTLCQHCGLCCDGTLFTHVPLQGTEAAPLRALGLPVKEREDGTSVLPQRCAALDGRHCTAYAARPEGCRRYHCQLFSALSEGEVSLPEALAVVDGAHALLAAQGAGRGPEVEAYLDRHFRGRHRR, encoded by the coding sequence ATGTCCCTGTCCACGCTCTGCCAACACTGCGGTCTGTGCTGCGACGGCACGCTCTTCACCCACGTGCCGCTCCAGGGCACCGAGGCCGCCCCGCTCAGGGCGCTCGGCCTGCCGGTGAAGGAGCGCGAGGACGGCACCTCTGTGCTGCCCCAGCGCTGCGCGGCCCTGGACGGGCGCCACTGCACCGCCTACGCCGCGCGCCCCGAGGGCTGCCGCCGCTACCACTGCCAGCTCTTCTCCGCCCTCTCCGAGGGAGAGGTGTCCCTGCCCGAGGCCCTCGCCGTGGTGGACGGGGCCCATGCCCTGCTCGCCGCCCAGGGCGCCGGACGGGGCCCCGAGGTGGAGGCCTACCTCGATCGGCACTTCCGGGGGCGGCACCGGCGCTAG
- a CDS encoding beta-ketoacyl synthase N-terminal-like domain-containing protein, with translation MRRVGIFGWGVVAPRSRNIESFEKNLATSDSWLSAFNGFGPNNFLVGNPDFDFAEYKPWVDARFPATRFAQLDKKMGMPTKMAIGSFIQALGQNPGLEQALQALGPRAHVYVGTGLGDLPTVHDITLNLHRAQRRWDRFWAAPERNSALRHWLETREPLPGLPPDPTTVEENDRDVAEEAWWHFWAGQSSELREYLAEQKEIEGLGVESGNVEAAKLAVIKEKRTRNQRLQKKWGAPEPPWNAVPAEILWNIHNMPASQISIMGKLTGMSFAPVAACSSFGYGLKLALDAIRRGDAKAVVLGMTDPPPHPLVVGGFYNARVVSADGAVSKPLTQLRGTHVAGGSVVWILGDLEHFTAQGFKPLGMEPLSVGVTSDADHIITPSKEGPTVAIHEALGQAGLSPADMGSWDLHATATPGDYLEMETLRAVLPETVLVTARKGTFGHGMGAGGGWELTAQYLGYARGQVFPTPLSEGELNKEIGRVHERYVFDSPVASPQGCAGKLSMGVGGINACVISRPWR, from the coding sequence GTGCGCAGAGTCGGAATCTTTGGCTGGGGAGTGGTCGCGCCCCGGTCCCGGAACATCGAGTCCTTCGAGAAGAACCTCGCGACGTCGGATAGCTGGCTGTCCGCGTTCAACGGCTTCGGTCCCAACAACTTCCTGGTGGGCAACCCGGACTTCGACTTCGCCGAGTACAAGCCGTGGGTGGACGCGCGCTTTCCCGCCACGCGCTTCGCCCAGCTCGACAAGAAGATGGGCATGCCCACGAAGATGGCGATCGGCTCCTTCATCCAGGCACTGGGGCAGAACCCCGGGCTGGAGCAGGCGCTGCAGGCGCTGGGGCCCCGCGCCCACGTCTACGTGGGCACCGGGCTGGGTGACCTGCCCACCGTCCATGACATCACCCTGAACCTGCACCGCGCCCAGCGCCGCTGGGACCGCTTCTGGGCGGCGCCCGAGCGCAACTCCGCCCTGCGCCACTGGCTGGAGACGCGCGAGCCCCTGCCCGGCCTGCCGCCCGACCCCACCACGGTGGAGGAGAACGATCGGGACGTGGCCGAGGAGGCGTGGTGGCACTTCTGGGCGGGCCAGTCGTCCGAGCTGCGCGAGTACCTCGCCGAGCAGAAGGAGATTGAAGGACTGGGCGTGGAGAGCGGCAACGTGGAGGCCGCCAAGCTCGCCGTCATCAAGGAGAAGCGCACGCGCAACCAGCGCCTGCAGAAGAAGTGGGGCGCGCCCGAGCCGCCGTGGAACGCGGTGCCGGCGGAGATCCTGTGGAACATCCACAACATGCCCGCCTCGCAGATCTCCATCATGGGCAAGCTCACCGGCATGTCGTTCGCGCCCGTGGCGGCCTGCTCCTCGTTCGGCTACGGCCTGAAGCTGGCGCTCGACGCCATCCGCCGTGGTGACGCGAAGGCAGTGGTGCTGGGCATGACGGATCCGCCGCCGCATCCGCTCGTGGTGGGCGGCTTCTACAACGCGCGCGTGGTGAGCGCGGACGGCGCCGTGTCCAAGCCCCTCACGCAGCTGCGCGGCACGCACGTGGCCGGCGGCTCGGTGGTGTGGATCCTCGGGGACCTGGAGCACTTCACCGCCCAGGGCTTCAAGCCGCTGGGCATGGAGCCGCTGAGCGTGGGCGTCACCTCGGACGCGGACCACATCATCACCCCCTCGAAGGAAGGCCCCACCGTGGCCATCCACGAGGCCCTGGGCCAGGCGGGCTTGAGCCCCGCGGACATGGGGAGCTGGGACTTGCACGCCACCGCCACCCCGGGGGACTACCTGGAGATGGAGACGTTGCGCGCGGTGCTGCCCGAGACGGTGCTCGTCACCGCGCGCAAGGGCACCTTCGGCCACGGAATGGGCGCCGGAGGCGGCTGGGAGCTGACGGCCCAGTACCTCGGCTACGCGCGCGGCCAGGTGTTCCCCACGCCCCTGAGCGAGGGCGAGCTCAACAAGGAGATCGGCCGCGTGCACGAGCGCTACGTGTTCGACTCGCCCGTGGCCTCGCCCCAGGGCTGCGCCGGCAAGCTGTCCATGGGCGTGGGCGGCATCAACGCCTGCGTCATCTCCCGCCCCTGGCGCTGA
- a CDS encoding molecular chaperone DnaJ translates to MAKGGQTPREPVSPRMQAAWKLKEAGDVVAARHAAERLLAEPSAPEDPAQAAELLRRGTTPPALYGYAALAALFLVLLVVLAATRY, encoded by the coding sequence ATGGCGAAAGGCGGACAGACGCCCAGGGAGCCCGTATCCCCCCGGATGCAGGCGGCGTGGAAGCTCAAGGAAGCCGGGGACGTGGTGGCCGCGCGGCATGCCGCCGAACGGCTCCTCGCCGAGCCCTCGGCCCCCGAGGACCCGGCCCAGGCCGCGGAGCTGTTGCGCCGCGGCACCACGCCCCCCGCGCTCTACGGCTACGCGGCCCTGGCCGCCCTCTTCCTCGTGCTGCTCGTGGTCCTCGCCGCCACGCGCTACTAG
- a CDS encoding MBL fold metallo-hydrolase, translated as MPLSLHRGVSLAVLASARTEAEHHEDLGCSIQGPTSRPVRRAQLALKQQLAKLGPERALREARALVRWLEDTPRYAALCTDGRRRLGRRPVRREVLFPDATRHTPRVLHLRKEEQGLDFPVKAREWPVLAELFATLARGATPAELRALSALPAAGELLADLSDAGWLVRHEAPVEVPTPGALFVGHNTVLVASTQARVLVDPYFRPAHPLDRADYQPMQPRDLGRVDAVVITHSHGDHFHLGSLLQLPRDTRILVPAVARESLFSTDCALRLQQLGYTRVEPLRWGEERQVGDITVRALPFHGEQPTDGEGLYPGLFNEGNTWLVRAPGFSAAFFADAGHDVRGDMEDVCRALREEAPVDVLFCGVRGFRLEPLFFGYTTLDAYLVDVPVDALTRPQRLMAGPEEALRYGELLGARYVVPCADGGAPWYWREGMGPRYPGYPGEPVSGASTRDENPDADPYPERLEQVRRRERHGPKALLLRSGEALAWRGRKSPERLQYSGFRWPFGPPPEPGSD; from the coding sequence ATGCCGCTCTCTCTTCATCGCGGTGTCAGTCTCGCCGTGCTCGCCTCCGCCCGGACCGAGGCCGAGCACCATGAGGACCTGGGCTGCAGCATCCAGGGTCCCACCTCCCGCCCCGTGCGCCGGGCCCAGCTCGCGCTCAAGCAACAACTCGCGAAGCTCGGCCCCGAGCGCGCCCTGCGCGAGGCGCGCGCCCTCGTGCGCTGGCTCGAGGACACGCCCCGCTACGCCGCGCTGTGCACCGACGGCCGCCGCCGGCTGGGCCGGCGTCCCGTGCGGCGGGAGGTGCTCTTTCCCGATGCCACCCGGCACACGCCCCGCGTGCTGCATCTGCGCAAGGAGGAGCAGGGGCTCGACTTCCCCGTGAAGGCGCGCGAATGGCCCGTGCTCGCCGAGCTCTTCGCGACGCTGGCGCGCGGAGCGACTCCCGCCGAGCTGCGGGCCCTCTCGGCGCTGCCCGCCGCGGGCGAGCTGCTCGCGGACCTGTCCGACGCGGGCTGGCTCGTGCGGCACGAGGCACCGGTGGAGGTGCCCACGCCGGGCGCGCTCTTCGTCGGCCACAACACCGTGCTGGTGGCGAGCACCCAGGCGCGCGTCCTGGTGGACCCGTACTTCCGCCCCGCCCACCCGTTGGACCGGGCGGACTACCAGCCCATGCAGCCCAGGGACCTGGGGCGGGTGGACGCCGTCGTCATCACCCACTCACATGGGGACCACTTCCACCTGGGCTCGCTGCTGCAACTGCCGCGCGACACGCGCATCCTCGTGCCCGCGGTGGCGCGCGAGAGCCTCTTCTCCACCGACTGCGCCCTGCGGCTCCAACAGTTGGGCTACACCCGGGTGGAGCCACTGCGCTGGGGCGAGGAGCGCCAGGTGGGGGACATCACCGTGCGCGCCCTGCCCTTCCATGGCGAGCAGCCCACCGATGGCGAGGGCCTGTACCCGGGGCTCTTCAACGAGGGGAACACGTGGCTGGTGCGCGCGCCGGGCTTCTCCGCGGCCTTCTTCGCCGACGCGGGACATGACGTGCGTGGAGACATGGAGGACGTGTGCCGCGCGCTGCGCGAGGAAGCGCCCGTGGACGTGCTCTTCTGCGGGGTGCGCGGCTTCCGGCTCGAGCCGCTCTTCTTCGGCTACACCACGCTGGACGCCTACCTCGTCGACGTGCCCGTGGACGCGCTCACCCGGCCCCAGCGGCTCATGGCCGGCCCCGAGGAGGCGCTGCGCTACGGAGAGCTGCTCGGCGCGCGCTACGTGGTGCCCTGCGCGGATGGCGGCGCCCCCTGGTACTGGCGCGAGGGAATGGGCCCACGCTACCCCGGCTATCCGGGCGAGCCCGTGAGCGGCGCCAGCACCCGTGACGAGAACCCGGACGCGGACCCCTACCCCGAGCGGCTGGAGCAGGTGCGCCGACGCGAGCGGCACGGGCCCAAGGCCCTGCTGCTGCGATCTGGCGAGGCGCTGGCGTGGCGGGGCCGCAAGTCCCCCGAGCGCCTCCAGTACTCCGGCTTCCGCTGGCCGTTCGGCCCTCCTCCCGAGCCGGGGAGCGACTGA
- a CDS encoding nucleotidyltransferase, protein MSDIDTQMAGQDTTQAQDEQSKRTSKAPPPMQADQRTPIERGAHLLALSTLKNAEIPFVVAGAYALHVYTGIYRSTKDLDIFLKREHVERAMEALSSMSFQTKMHDPVWIAKAYANDEYFADLIFSSGNGVAVVDDLWIDRAQSGVVHGLPILVAPPEDIIWSKAFVCERERFDGTDINHLILARGKQMDWKHLMMRFEPHWEVLLAHVTFYRFSYPGQRDHVPQWVWEELLDRARRQQNEPDKKKLCRGMLIAQGQYRVDVEHWNYTDARMEEVPTFRDYKKP, encoded by the coding sequence ATGAGCGACATCGACACCCAGATGGCTGGGCAGGACACGACACAAGCGCAGGACGAGCAGTCGAAGCGGACCAGCAAGGCGCCTCCGCCGATGCAGGCGGACCAACGCACGCCCATCGAGCGGGGCGCGCACCTGCTGGCCCTGAGCACGCTCAAGAACGCGGAGATTCCCTTCGTGGTCGCGGGCGCCTACGCGCTGCATGTCTATACGGGCATCTACCGCAGCACCAAGGACCTGGACATCTTCCTCAAGCGCGAGCACGTCGAGCGCGCCATGGAAGCCCTGTCGAGCATGTCCTTCCAGACGAAGATGCACGACCCGGTGTGGATCGCCAAGGCGTACGCCAACGACGAGTACTTCGCCGACCTCATCTTCAGCTCGGGCAACGGGGTGGCGGTGGTGGATGACCTGTGGATCGACCGGGCCCAGTCCGGTGTCGTCCACGGCCTGCCCATCCTCGTGGCGCCGCCCGAGGACATCATCTGGTCCAAGGCCTTCGTCTGTGAGCGCGAGCGCTTCGACGGCACGGACATCAACCACCTCATCCTCGCGCGCGGCAAGCAGATGGACTGGAAGCACCTGATGATGCGCTTCGAGCCGCATTGGGAAGTGCTCCTGGCCCACGTCACCTTCTACCGCTTCAGCTACCCCGGCCAGCGCGACCACGTGCCGCAATGGGTCTGGGAGGAATTGCTCGACCGGGCGCGCCGGCAGCAGAACGAGCCGGACAAGAAGAAGCTCTGCCGGGGCATGCTCATCGCCCAGGGCCAGTACCGCGTGGACGTCGAGCACTGGAACTACACCGATGCCCGCATGGAAGAGGTGCCTACGTTCCGAGACTACAAGAAGCCCTGA
- a CDS encoding DUF4159 domain-containing protein, which produces MPVRPLSRRHLLFGSAALVPLLAGRASAFGEKSRFIPAVARHGGRWDARLSGLRRISWEVQRRTSVEVLPDARPFALSSPEIFEYPFLYLGADGGFPPFSTAEVENLRRYLTFGGFLLADANDGSDGDGFDASFRREIARVLPRSPLTPVPSTHVVFKSFFLLDSAPGRVLNKPQLEAASVGKRAAVMYSQNDLAGAWSRGELGDYEFDVTPGGEPQRELAVRLGINLCMYALCLDYKDDAVHLPLILNKRR; this is translated from the coding sequence ATGCCCGTGCGCCCCCTTAGCCGTCGCCACCTGCTGTTCGGGAGCGCGGCGCTCGTCCCGCTGCTGGCCGGACGTGCGTCCGCCTTCGGAGAAAAGAGCCGTTTCATCCCCGCGGTGGCCCGGCACGGAGGCCGCTGGGATGCCCGCCTGTCCGGCTTGCGACGCATTTCCTGGGAGGTGCAACGGCGTACCTCCGTGGAGGTGCTGCCCGATGCCCGCCCCTTCGCCCTCTCCAGTCCGGAGATCTTCGAATACCCCTTCCTCTACCTGGGCGCTGACGGGGGCTTTCCTCCCTTCAGCACCGCCGAGGTGGAGAACCTGCGGCGCTACCTCACCTTCGGGGGCTTCCTGCTCGCGGACGCCAATGACGGCAGCGACGGGGACGGCTTCGACGCGAGCTTCCGGCGGGAGATCGCCCGGGTGCTGCCCCGCAGCCCGCTCACCCCCGTGCCCTCCACCCACGTGGTCTTCAAGAGCTTCTTCCTGCTGGATTCCGCTCCGGGTCGCGTACTCAACAAGCCGCAGCTCGAGGCGGCCAGCGTGGGCAAGCGCGCGGCGGTGATGTACTCGCAGAACGACCTGGCGGGGGCGTGGAGCCGCGGCGAGCTGGGCGACTACGAGTTCGACGTGACTCCCGGGGGCGAGCCCCAGCGCGAGCTGGCGGTGCGTCTGGGCATCAATCTCTGCATGTACGCGCTCTGCCTGGACTACAAGGACGACGCCGTCCACCTGCCGCTCATCCTCAACAAGCGCCGCTGA